A stretch of the Panicum virgatum strain AP13 chromosome 9N, P.virgatum_v5, whole genome shotgun sequence genome encodes the following:
- the LOC120691114 gene encoding uncharacterized protein At5g39570-like isoform X4 yields the protein MAPADAGDFLLDEDDEDFFGEYNPHPYRGGYDLAATFGTPLPPSAKTCYPVSSSAAATVPTVPSPPSPTPEPADPPPEEPYGDEEAPWKPVHESSEVFPNGAATKGKGRRGRRRGRGFWKKCVRVLDYVFGYKDPYVEQRIGVDSYVVPVYANRKESEEDALAVEVEVPPPSVGRVEPHDGSEELVHGNDLSWHSTYKDDAYTTYMSNLYYTPSFAQSYGLPEVLGKPDWFPNLSYSESHPVEEFQHEHLSTYFGQSDGDTLETPAHAYNIQSYMPISDMPIEPFKPSWSQNWGLSDAYTPGDAPENDAHPLISGEYGSVGSLFFSPFYPRETEAFEWAPSDVHASFQHNWQNSTYQNVSMDGVSPISQQADDSYSMNGSFWPLGHHWAYSV from the exons ATGGCCCCCGCCGACGCCGGAGACTTCCTCTTAGATGAGGACGACGAAGATTTCTTCGGTGAGTACAATCCTCACCCATACCGCGGCGGCTACGACCTTGCCGCCACCTTCGGCACCCCTCTTCCGCCTTCCGCCAAAACTTGCTACCCCgtctcctcctctgccgccgccaccgtccccACTGTCCCCTCGCCGCCTTCACCCACACCGGAGCCGGCGGATCCTCCGCCGGAGGAACCTTATGGCGATGAGGAAGCTCCGTGGAAGCCGGTGCACGAATCCTCGGAGGTGTTTCCAAACGGGGCAGCTACGAAAGGTAAGGGGCGGAGGGGCAGGCGGCGCGGACGCGGCTTCTGGAAGAAGTGCGTGCGGGTGTTGGATTACGTATTCGGCTACAAGGACCCGTATGTGGAGCAGCGGATTGGGGTGGACAGCTACGTCGTTCCGGTTTATGCGAACAGGAAGGAAAGTGAGGAGGATGCCTTGGCCGTGGAGGTTGAGGTGCCGCCACCGTCCGTGGGAAGAGTGGAGCCGCACGATGGCAGCGAGGAGCTGGTTCATGGCAAT GACTTATCTTGGCATAGTACTTACAAAGATGATGCCTATACTACTTATATGTCTAATTTGTACTATACGCCTTCTTTTGCACAATCTTATGGCCTTCCTGAAGTTTTGGGCAAGCCAGATTGGTTTCCAAATCTCAGCTACTCCGAGTCTCATCCAGTAGAGGAATTTCAGCACGAG CATCTGTCAACATATTTTGGCCAAAGTGATGGCGACACTTTGGAAACTCCAGCACATGCATACAACATTCAGTCCTATATGCCAATCTCTGACATGCCAATCGAACCTTTTAAGCCATCATGGTCTCAGAATTGGGGCCTTTCTGATGCCTATACGCCAGGGGATGCTCCTGAAAACGATGCA caTCCTCTAATCTCTGGTGAATATGGATCCGTCGGAAGCTTGTTCTTTTCCCCCTTCTATCCTAGAGAGACAGAAGCATTTGAGTGGGCCCCTAGTGATGTGCATGCATCCTTCCAGCACAATTGGCAGAATTCAACCTACCAGAATGTGTCCATGGATGGTGTTTCTCCAATCTCTCAACAG GCTGATGATTCCTACAGTATGAATGGTTCCTTCTGGCCTTTGGGGCACCACTGGGCATACAGTGTCTAG
- the LOC120691114 gene encoding uncharacterized protein LOC120691114 isoform X2, which produces MAPADAGDFLLDEDDEDFFGEYNPHPYRGGYDLAATFGTPLPPSAKTCYPVSSSAAATVPTVPSPPSPTPEPADPPPEEPYGDEEAPWKPVHESSEVFPNGAATKGKGRRGRRRGRGFWKKCVRVLDYVFGYKDPYVEQRIGVDSYVVPVYANRKESEEDALAVEVEVPPPSVGRVEPHDGSEELVHGNDLSWHSTYKDDAYTTYMSNLYYTPSFAQSYGLPEVLGKPDWFPNLSYSESHPVEEFQHESLLSYDVEHMISGQPVHCYYHHCYKQPLNVQHLSTYFGQSDGDTLETPAHAYNIQSYMPISDMPIEPFKPSWSQNWGLSDAYTPGDAPENDAHPLISGEYGSVGSLFFSPFYPRETEAFEWAPSDVHASFQHNWQNSTYQNVSMDGVSPISQQADDSYSMNGSFWPLGHHWAYSV; this is translated from the exons ATGGCCCCCGCCGACGCCGGAGACTTCCTCTTAGATGAGGACGACGAAGATTTCTTCGGTGAGTACAATCCTCACCCATACCGCGGCGGCTACGACCTTGCCGCCACCTTCGGCACCCCTCTTCCGCCTTCCGCCAAAACTTGCTACCCCgtctcctcctctgccgccgccaccgtccccACTGTCCCCTCGCCGCCTTCACCCACACCGGAGCCGGCGGATCCTCCGCCGGAGGAACCTTATGGCGATGAGGAAGCTCCGTGGAAGCCGGTGCACGAATCCTCGGAGGTGTTTCCAAACGGGGCAGCTACGAAAGGTAAGGGGCGGAGGGGCAGGCGGCGCGGACGCGGCTTCTGGAAGAAGTGCGTGCGGGTGTTGGATTACGTATTCGGCTACAAGGACCCGTATGTGGAGCAGCGGATTGGGGTGGACAGCTACGTCGTTCCGGTTTATGCGAACAGGAAGGAAAGTGAGGAGGATGCCTTGGCCGTGGAGGTTGAGGTGCCGCCACCGTCCGTGGGAAGAGTGGAGCCGCACGATGGCAGCGAGGAGCTGGTTCATGGCAAT GACTTATCTTGGCATAGTACTTACAAAGATGATGCCTATACTACTTATATGTCTAATTTGTACTATACGCCTTCTTTTGCACAATCTTATGGCCTTCCTGAAGTTTTGGGCAAGCCAGATTGGTTTCCAAATCTCAGCTACTCCGAGTCTCATCCAGTAGAGGAATTTCAGCACGAG TCGTTGTTATCCTACGATGTTGAGCACATGATCTCTGGTCAACCTGTTCATTGTTATTACCATCATTGCTATAAACAACCATTAAATGTCCAG CATCTGTCAACATATTTTGGCCAAAGTGATGGCGACACTTTGGAAACTCCAGCACATGCATACAACATTCAGTCCTATATGCCAATCTCTGACATGCCAATCGAACCTTTTAAGCCATCATGGTCTCAGAATTGGGGCCTTTCTGATGCCTATACGCCAGGGGATGCTCCTGAAAACGATGCA caTCCTCTAATCTCTGGTGAATATGGATCCGTCGGAAGCTTGTTCTTTTCCCCCTTCTATCCTAGAGAGACAGAAGCATTTGAGTGGGCCCCTAGTGATGTGCATGCATCCTTCCAGCACAATTGGCAGAATTCAACCTACCAGAATGTGTCCATGGATGGTGTTTCTCCAATCTCTCAACAG GCTGATGATTCCTACAGTATGAATGGTTCCTTCTGGCCTTTGGGGCACCACTGGGCATACAGTGTCTAG
- the LOC120691114 gene encoding uncharacterized protein LOC120691114 isoform X1: MAPADAGDFLLDEDDEDFFGEYNPHPYRGGYDLAATFGTPLPPSAKTCYPVSSSAAATVPTVPSPPSPTPEPADPPPEEPYGDEEAPWKPVHESSEVFPNGAATKGKGRRGRRRGRGFWKKCVRVLDYVFGYKDPYVEQRIGVDSYVVPVYANRKESEEDALAVEVEVPPPSVGRVEPHDGSEELVHGNCTDGFFQTTVYGKLSSNFVFVLEDLSWHSTYKDDAYTTYMSNLYYTPSFAQSYGLPEVLGKPDWFPNLSYSESHPVEEFQHESLLSYDVEHMISGQPVHCYYHHCYKQPLNVQHLSTYFGQSDGDTLETPAHAYNIQSYMPISDMPIEPFKPSWSQNWGLSDAYTPGDAPENDAHPLISGEYGSVGSLFFSPFYPRETEAFEWAPSDVHASFQHNWQNSTYQNVSMDGVSPISQQADDSYSMNGSFWPLGHHWAYSV, encoded by the exons ATGGCCCCCGCCGACGCCGGAGACTTCCTCTTAGATGAGGACGACGAAGATTTCTTCGGTGAGTACAATCCTCACCCATACCGCGGCGGCTACGACCTTGCCGCCACCTTCGGCACCCCTCTTCCGCCTTCCGCCAAAACTTGCTACCCCgtctcctcctctgccgccgccaccgtccccACTGTCCCCTCGCCGCCTTCACCCACACCGGAGCCGGCGGATCCTCCGCCGGAGGAACCTTATGGCGATGAGGAAGCTCCGTGGAAGCCGGTGCACGAATCCTCGGAGGTGTTTCCAAACGGGGCAGCTACGAAAGGTAAGGGGCGGAGGGGCAGGCGGCGCGGACGCGGCTTCTGGAAGAAGTGCGTGCGGGTGTTGGATTACGTATTCGGCTACAAGGACCCGTATGTGGAGCAGCGGATTGGGGTGGACAGCTACGTCGTTCCGGTTTATGCGAACAGGAAGGAAAGTGAGGAGGATGCCTTGGCCGTGGAGGTTGAGGTGCCGCCACCGTCCGTGGGAAGAGTGGAGCCGCACGATGGCAGCGAGGAGCTGGTTCATGGCAAT TGTACAGATGGTTTCTTCCAGACTACAGTATATGGGAAACTTAGCTCGAATTTTGTGTTCGTTTTAGAG GACTTATCTTGGCATAGTACTTACAAAGATGATGCCTATACTACTTATATGTCTAATTTGTACTATACGCCTTCTTTTGCACAATCTTATGGCCTTCCTGAAGTTTTGGGCAAGCCAGATTGGTTTCCAAATCTCAGCTACTCCGAGTCTCATCCAGTAGAGGAATTTCAGCACGAG TCGTTGTTATCCTACGATGTTGAGCACATGATCTCTGGTCAACCTGTTCATTGTTATTACCATCATTGCTATAAACAACCATTAAATGTCCAG CATCTGTCAACATATTTTGGCCAAAGTGATGGCGACACTTTGGAAACTCCAGCACATGCATACAACATTCAGTCCTATATGCCAATCTCTGACATGCCAATCGAACCTTTTAAGCCATCATGGTCTCAGAATTGGGGCCTTTCTGATGCCTATACGCCAGGGGATGCTCCTGAAAACGATGCA caTCCTCTAATCTCTGGTGAATATGGATCCGTCGGAAGCTTGTTCTTTTCCCCCTTCTATCCTAGAGAGACAGAAGCATTTGAGTGGGCCCCTAGTGATGTGCATGCATCCTTCCAGCACAATTGGCAGAATTCAACCTACCAGAATGTGTCCATGGATGGTGTTTCTCCAATCTCTCAACAG GCTGATGATTCCTACAGTATGAATGGTTCCTTCTGGCCTTTGGGGCACCACTGGGCATACAGTGTCTAG
- the LOC120691114 gene encoding uncharacterized protein LOC120691114 isoform X3: protein MAPADAGDFLLDEDDEDFFGEYNPHPYRGGYDLAATFGTPLPPSAKTCYPVSSSAAATVPTVPSPPSPTPEPADPPPEEPYGDEEAPWKPVHESSEVFPNGAATKGKGRRGRRRGRGFWKKCVRVLDYVFGYKDPYVEQRIGVDSYVVPVYANRKESEEDALAVEVEVPPPSVGRVEPHDGSEELVHGNCTDGFFQTTVYGKLSSNFVFVLEDLSWHSTYKDDAYTTYMSNLYYTPSFAQSYGLPEVLGKPDWFPNLSYSESHPVEEFQHEHLSTYFGQSDGDTLETPAHAYNIQSYMPISDMPIEPFKPSWSQNWGLSDAYTPGDAPENDAHPLISGEYGSVGSLFFSPFYPRETEAFEWAPSDVHASFQHNWQNSTYQNVSMDGVSPISQQADDSYSMNGSFWPLGHHWAYSV from the exons ATGGCCCCCGCCGACGCCGGAGACTTCCTCTTAGATGAGGACGACGAAGATTTCTTCGGTGAGTACAATCCTCACCCATACCGCGGCGGCTACGACCTTGCCGCCACCTTCGGCACCCCTCTTCCGCCTTCCGCCAAAACTTGCTACCCCgtctcctcctctgccgccgccaccgtccccACTGTCCCCTCGCCGCCTTCACCCACACCGGAGCCGGCGGATCCTCCGCCGGAGGAACCTTATGGCGATGAGGAAGCTCCGTGGAAGCCGGTGCACGAATCCTCGGAGGTGTTTCCAAACGGGGCAGCTACGAAAGGTAAGGGGCGGAGGGGCAGGCGGCGCGGACGCGGCTTCTGGAAGAAGTGCGTGCGGGTGTTGGATTACGTATTCGGCTACAAGGACCCGTATGTGGAGCAGCGGATTGGGGTGGACAGCTACGTCGTTCCGGTTTATGCGAACAGGAAGGAAAGTGAGGAGGATGCCTTGGCCGTGGAGGTTGAGGTGCCGCCACCGTCCGTGGGAAGAGTGGAGCCGCACGATGGCAGCGAGGAGCTGGTTCATGGCAAT TGTACAGATGGTTTCTTCCAGACTACAGTATATGGGAAACTTAGCTCGAATTTTGTGTTCGTTTTAGAG GACTTATCTTGGCATAGTACTTACAAAGATGATGCCTATACTACTTATATGTCTAATTTGTACTATACGCCTTCTTTTGCACAATCTTATGGCCTTCCTGAAGTTTTGGGCAAGCCAGATTGGTTTCCAAATCTCAGCTACTCCGAGTCTCATCCAGTAGAGGAATTTCAGCACGAG CATCTGTCAACATATTTTGGCCAAAGTGATGGCGACACTTTGGAAACTCCAGCACATGCATACAACATTCAGTCCTATATGCCAATCTCTGACATGCCAATCGAACCTTTTAAGCCATCATGGTCTCAGAATTGGGGCCTTTCTGATGCCTATACGCCAGGGGATGCTCCTGAAAACGATGCA caTCCTCTAATCTCTGGTGAATATGGATCCGTCGGAAGCTTGTTCTTTTCCCCCTTCTATCCTAGAGAGACAGAAGCATTTGAGTGGGCCCCTAGTGATGTGCATGCATCCTTCCAGCACAATTGGCAGAATTCAACCTACCAGAATGTGTCCATGGATGGTGTTTCTCCAATCTCTCAACAG GCTGATGATTCCTACAGTATGAATGGTTCCTTCTGGCCTTTGGGGCACCACTGGGCATACAGTGTCTAG